The following are encoded in a window of Pseudalgibacter alginicilyticus genomic DNA:
- a CDS encoding YgiQ family radical SAM protein has translation MQELKLSDWLPTTNKEVKIRGWDALDVILFSGDAYVDHPSFGPAVIGRILESYGLRVAIVPQPNVNDNLQDFVKMGAPKLFFAVTGGCMDPMISNYNANKKKRDKDAYTPNGDIGFRPDYATTVYSNILKEKWPNVPVLIGGIEASLRRVTHYDYWSDKLMPSILESSKADMLVYGMGEQPLREVVRLLQKGVPFSNINTVLQTALLIDSKDAIPKNSNWEDVEIASHEKCLQDKKAYASNFKTIEQESNKLAARRIFQKIGNKTLMINPPYPTMTEDEIDASFELPYTRLPHPKYNKRGPIPAYEMIKFSINIHRGCFGGCSFCTISAHQGKFIASRSKESVLREVDTVANMPDFKGYLSDIGGPSANMYKMKGKVQSICDKCVAPSCISPVICSNLDTSHKPLTELYQAVDSHPKIKKSFIGSGIRHDMLVPEFNKNSDPKELDAYTEEVMTKHISGRLKVAPEHTSDPVLKLMRKPSFSYFHKFKERFDKINIKNNLKLQLIPYFISNHPACEAEDMANLAAETKDMGFQLEQVQGFTPTPMTVATVIYYSGYHPYTLKKVNTPKTRKEKDEQHRFFFWYKDENKAWIKNTLNKLGRQDLLKVLLPDNNSWRKNKPNKAKHTFDDAIPFNQRKNKAKFRKKKKRN, from the coding sequence ATGCAAGAGTTAAAACTTTCAGATTGGTTGCCTACCACAAACAAAGAGGTAAAGATTCGCGGTTGGGATGCCTTGGACGTCATCCTATTTAGTGGGGATGCCTATGTAGACCATCCGTCATTTGGACCAGCAGTCATTGGCCGTATTTTGGAAAGTTATGGGCTACGTGTGGCCATTGTACCGCAACCCAATGTGAATGATAATTTACAGGATTTTGTAAAAATGGGAGCGCCAAAATTGTTTTTTGCAGTTACAGGTGGTTGTATGGATCCAATGATTAGCAATTACAACGCCAACAAAAAAAAGCGTGACAAAGACGCATACACACCCAATGGCGATATTGGTTTTAGACCCGATTATGCTACTACCGTATATTCTAATATTTTAAAAGAAAAGTGGCCTAATGTCCCTGTTTTAATTGGAGGTATTGAAGCATCATTACGTCGTGTAACACATTATGATTATTGGAGTGACAAATTAATGCCTTCTATTTTAGAGAGCTCAAAAGCTGACATGTTAGTGTATGGTATGGGAGAACAACCTTTGCGGGAAGTTGTTCGATTACTACAAAAAGGGGTCCCTTTTAGCAATATAAACACGGTGTTGCAAACTGCACTTTTAATAGATTCTAAAGATGCTATTCCTAAAAATAGCAATTGGGAAGATGTTGAAATTGCTTCGCATGAAAAATGTTTACAGGATAAAAAAGCATATGCTTCCAATTTTAAAACCATAGAACAAGAAAGTAATAAATTAGCTGCAAGACGTATTTTTCAAAAGATTGGTAATAAAACATTGATGATTAATCCACCATACCCAACCATGACGGAGGATGAAATTGATGCTTCTTTTGAATTACCTTATACACGGCTACCACATCCTAAATACAATAAACGCGGACCTATTCCTGCTTACGAAATGATTAAATTTTCCATCAACATTCATCGGGGGTGTTTTGGAGGGTGTAGCTTTTGTACCATTTCGGCACATCAGGGTAAATTTATTGCCTCACGGAGTAAAGAATCTGTATTACGAGAAGTAGATACTGTAGCAAATATGCCTGATTTTAAAGGCTATCTATCAGATATTGGTGGACCAAGTGCCAACATGTATAAAATGAAAGGTAAAGTGCAATCTATATGCGATAAATGTGTTGCGCCTTCATGTATTTCACCTGTTATTTGTAGTAACTTAGACACCTCTCACAAACCCTTAACAGAATTGTACCAGGCGGTTGATAGTCATCCAAAAATAAAAAAATCATTTATTGGTAGTGGTATACGCCATGATATGCTGGTACCAGAATTCAATAAAAACTCTGATCCAAAAGAGTTAGATGCCTATACTGAAGAGGTCATGACCAAGCACATTTCTGGCAGATTAAAGGTAGCTCCAGAACATACCAGCGATCCTGTTTTAAAACTGATGAGAAAACCTTCTTTTTCTTATTTTCATAAGTTTAAAGAACGTTTTGATAAAATAAATATTAAAAACAATTTAAAATTACAATTAATCCCATATTTTATTTCAAATCATCCAGCATGTGAAGCTGAAGACATGGCTAATCTCGCTGCCGAAACCAAAGATATGGGCTTTCAATTGGAGCAAGTACAGGGCTTTACCCCTACTCCTATGACGGTTGCAACAGTTATTTATTATAGCGGTTACCACCCCTACACCCTAAAAAAAGTAAATACTCCAAAAACCCGTAAAGAAAAAGATGAACAGCATCGGTTTTTCTTTTGGTACAAAGATGAAAATAAAGCCTGGATTAAAAATACCTTAAACAAATTAGGTCGTCAAGATTTACTAAAAGTACTACTTCCTGACAACAACAGCTGGCGTAAAAACAAACCAAACAAGGCTAAACATACCTTTGATGATGCCATTCCTTTTAACCAAAGAAAAAACAAAGCGAAATTTAGAAAGAAGAAAAAGCGAAATTAA
- a CDS encoding aspartate dehydrogenase domain-containing protein produces the protein METKTLAIVGCGKLASIVLQALDKGLLPDYKIIGTYSRTFEKAQNFANFIQQSKNGGSCIACCSLQDLLDLKPDYIAEIASPDALKELVIPALKNGSSIVTLSIGGLADAEFYELVKKTASENRTRVHIASGAIGGFDVLRTVSLMESSTVTFDTTKGPRPLRRTPVYDDIIETETRQVFEGNAVEAITLFPHQVNVSVAAALASTGPENVKVSITSVPDYVGDKHRIAIKSQQVHAVIDIYSQTAQIAGWSIVNTLRNITAPIAF, from the coding sequence ATGGAAACTAAAACATTAGCTATTGTTGGCTGCGGAAAGCTTGCAAGCATAGTATTACAAGCATTAGACAAAGGCTTATTACCCGATTATAAAATTATTGGCACCTATTCAAGAACTTTTGAAAAAGCTCAAAATTTTGCTAACTTCATTCAACAATCTAAAAACGGTGGCTCATGCATCGCATGCTGTTCGCTACAAGATTTATTAGACTTAAAACCTGATTATATTGCTGAAATAGCATCTCCAGACGCTTTGAAGGAATTAGTGATTCCCGCCTTAAAGAACGGTTCCTCTATTGTAACGCTTTCTATTGGAGGTCTTGCTGATGCAGAATTTTATGAATTGGTTAAAAAAACAGCTTCAGAAAACCGAACACGCGTTCATATAGCATCTGGTGCCATTGGTGGTTTTGATGTTTTAAGAACAGTTTCTTTAATGGAATCCAGTACAGTAACCTTTGATACAACAAAAGGGCCAAGACCTTTAAGACGAACCCCTGTTTATGATGATATTATAGAAACCGAAACACGTCAAGTTTTTGAAGGAAATGCTGTTGAGGCTATTACACTTTTTCCGCATCAAGTAAACGTTTCTGTAGCTGCAGCATTGGCTTCCACAGGACCTGAAAATGTTAAGGTCTCCATTACATCTGTTCCAGATTACGTTGGAGACAAACACCGTATTGCAATAAAAAGCCAGCAAGTTCATGCTGTTATAGACATTTATAGTCAAACAGCACAAATTGCAGGCTGGAGTATTGTTAATACATTAAGAAATATAACTGCTCCTATTGCTTTTTAA
- a CDS encoding type II toxin-antitoxin system HigB family toxin — protein MRVIAKRTLRDFWEKHADCEEQLKSWYRETEKSEWNNINELKSEYPSASILKDNRIVYNIKGNNYRLIVKFNFEYGICWIRFIGTHAEYDKIDANNI, from the coding sequence GTGAGAGTAATTGCAAAACGAACTTTACGAGATTTTTGGGAAAAACACGCTGATTGTGAAGAACAATTAAAATCGTGGTATAGAGAAACTGAAAAATCCGAATGGAACAATATTAACGAATTAAAAAGTGAATATCCGAGTGCTAGTATTTTAAAAGACAATCGAATTGTTTACAATATAAAAGGTAATAATTATCGCTTGATTGTAAAATTTAATTTTGAGTACGGAATATGCTGGATAAGATTTATCGGAACTCACGCTGAATATGATAAAATTGACGCAAATAATATCTAA
- a CDS encoding helix-turn-helix domain-containing protein, giving the protein MKILPIRNENDYENALNRLEEIFDAKKGTEDGDELEILSILIDRYENEQFPIGMPDPIEAIKFRMEQMGMKQKDLAEVVGFKSRVSEILNKKRKLTLDMIRKLNTTLHIPTEVLIQDY; this is encoded by the coding sequence ATGAAAATATTACCAATTAGAAACGAAAATGACTATGAAAACGCACTCAACAGACTTGAGGAAATTTTTGATGCAAAAAAAGGAACCGAAGATGGAGACGAATTGGAAATCCTGTCAATTTTGATTGATAGATATGAAAATGAACAATTCCCAATCGGAATGCCTGACCCAATCGAAGCAATTAAATTCCGAATGGAACAAATGGGGATGAAACAAAAGGATTTAGCAGAAGTTGTTGGATTTAAAAGCAGAGTTAGCGAAATTTTGAATAAAAAAAGGAAACTGACTCTAGATATGATTAGAAAACTCAACACTACTCTACATATCCCTACTGAAGTTTTGATTCAAGATTATTAA
- a CDS encoding transposase, with translation MYKNDKVIRRYSEPFKLKILAELTTSKHTKSELCKLYSIAPTTVNEWIKKYNRKDLMNTRVKVETKDET, from the coding sequence ATGTACAAAAATGACAAAGTAATCAGACGGTATTCAGAACCTTTCAAACTGAAAATTTTAGCCGAACTTACAACCAGTAAACACACAAAGAGCGAACTTTGTAAACTCTACTCCATTGCTCCAACAACGGTCAACGAGTGGATTAAAAAGTACAATCGTAAAGATCTAATGAACACCAGAGTAAAAGTGGAAACAAAAGACGAAACCTAA
- a CDS encoding IS3 family transposase — protein sequence MKAKEKSKGFTSLTTITRCFGLKRDAYYKYKSRADKRLIQEQQIIKIVSRKRKSLPREGVRKLIRSLDNEFYKANIKVGRDSLFSVLRKYNMLTLRKKTSARTTNSYHRFYKYNNLIKDMEITRPNQVWVSDITYIRTIKGFCYLALITDMYSRKIVGYDLSDSLELKGCVRALNKALYQTKSTKDLIHHSDRGIQYCSNVYTQVLKRNKIDISMTEENHCYENAMAERVNGILKDEFYLDQTFDNVDRAKRATKNAINLYNQIRLHLSLDYKTPNMVYLKTA from the coding sequence ATTAAAGCTAAAGAGAAATCTAAGGGATTTACATCTTTAACAACTATAACGCGTTGTTTTGGTCTTAAACGTGATGCGTATTATAAATACAAATCTAGAGCTGATAAGCGGTTAATACAGGAACAACAAATTATAAAAATAGTCAGTAGAAAACGTAAATCCCTTCCTAGAGAAGGTGTGCGTAAACTCATTAGATCGTTAGACAATGAGTTTTACAAAGCCAATATTAAAGTCGGCAGAGACTCTTTATTTAGCGTACTTAGAAAGTATAATATGCTCACACTAAGAAAGAAAACCAGTGCCAGAACTACAAACTCTTATCATCGCTTTTATAAATACAATAACCTGATAAAAGATATGGAAATTACAAGGCCTAATCAGGTGTGGGTAAGCGATATTACCTACATAAGAACCATTAAAGGATTTTGTTACTTAGCACTAATAACAGATATGTATTCTAGGAAAATTGTCGGTTATGATCTAAGTGATAGCCTGGAACTAAAAGGATGTGTAAGAGCTCTAAACAAAGCTCTGTACCAAACAAAGAGCACTAAAGATTTAATACATCATTCAGACAGAGGCATACAGTATTGCAGTAATGTATACACACAAGTTCTTAAAAGAAATAAGATAGATATTAGTATGACGGAAGAAAACCATTGTTACGAAAATGCCATGGCAGAGCGTGTGAACGGCATATTAAAAGATGAATTTTACCTCGACCAAACCTTTGATAACGTGGATCGCGCGAAAAGAGCTACAAAAAATGCAATTAATTTATACAACCAAATAAGATTACATTTATCTTTAGACTATAAAACACCGAATATGGTATATTTAAAAACAGCGTAA
- a CDS encoding DUF4386 domain-containing protein, producing the protein MDKIRKKSIAVGILLILSIVVGVLSIDPVIDEMGNFESVSIHSNAILFRAFMQFILALIYASIPIILYSLLKKVNTSLTIGFLVFRIIAVAFIFIGWLSILLLLVLSQEFVKAGSTELSHFQTIDNLIRSGRDLVNHVAMPLILSVGNLMFYAILYQSKLIPRWLSVWGLVATVLSGIIASLLLMFDVIDIITPTYVSLAFPTALLEITLAIWLIAKGFNSTIVNSIIEKK; encoded by the coding sequence ATGGATAAAATCAGAAAGAAATCAATTGCAGTTGGAATACTATTAATTCTTAGCATAGTAGTAGGTGTTTTGAGCATAGACCCAGTAATTGATGAAATGGGTAATTTTGAAAGTGTTTCTATCCATTCAAATGCAATATTATTTAGAGCTTTTATGCAGTTTATTTTAGCTCTTATTTATGCAAGTATTCCTATAATATTATATTCACTACTGAAAAAAGTTAATACCAGTCTAACGATTGGCTTTCTTGTTTTCAGAATAATTGCAGTGGCATTTATTTTTATAGGTTGGTTGAGTATACTGCTGTTATTGGTATTAAGTCAGGAGTTTGTAAAAGCAGGGAGTACTGAACTATCTCATTTTCAAACAATAGATAATTTAATACGTTCGGGTAGAGATTTGGTAAACCATGTTGCAATGCCTTTAATTCTGAGCGTGGGTAACCTAATGTTCTATGCTATTTTGTATCAATCAAAACTGATTCCTAGGTGGTTATCTGTTTGGGGGCTTGTTGCTACTGTGCTAAGTGGAATTATTGCAAGCTTACTACTCATGTTTGATGTTATTGATATTATTACTCCTACTTATGTTTCACTAGCCTTTCCTACGGCTTTGTTGGAGATAACTTTAGCAATATGGTTGATAGCTAAGGGTTTTAATTCGACTATTGTAAATTCAATTATTGAGAAAAAATGA
- a CDS encoding Crp/Fnr family transcriptional regulator translates to MENSILKYLSKYTLITKELENAVNESAFFKTYKKGAILLKEGGFSNECYFILKGCIRSYFLKDGEEKTIEFYTEEDVVTPANYGKSTPSRYYLECIEDTVVNVGNPTVEKEMYKKYPQLESLSRVIAEVILTKQQESFTEFKTSTPKERYLNLLKTKPDLLQRVSQYQIASYLGITPESLSRIRKRIINE, encoded by the coding sequence TTGGAAAATAGCATATTAAAATATCTCTCAAAATACACTTTAATTACAAAGGAGTTAGAGAATGCGGTAAACGAAAGTGCATTTTTCAAAACCTATAAGAAAGGGGCAATTTTACTTAAAGAAGGTGGTTTTTCAAATGAATGTTATTTCATATTAAAAGGGTGTATTAGGAGCTATTTTTTGAAAGATGGCGAAGAAAAAACCATAGAGTTTTATACGGAAGAAGATGTTGTCACACCCGCCAATTATGGAAAATCAACACCTTCTCGTTATTACTTAGAATGTATAGAAGATACAGTTGTGAATGTGGGAAATCCAACCGTAGAAAAAGAAATGTATAAAAAGTACCCACAATTAGAATCCTTATCAAGAGTAATAGCTGAAGTAATATTAACAAAGCAACAAGAATCTTTCACTGAATTTAAAACATCTACCCCAAAAGAACGCTATTTAAATTTACTTAAAACAAAACCCGATTTACTTCAAAGAGTCTCTCAATATCAAATAGCTAGCTACTTAGGTATTACACCAGAGTCGTTAAGCCGAATCAGGAAGAGAATAATAAACGAATAA